AGGACACTGTCGGATCTGCAAAGCACGAGATGCTTCAATAAGAAAGGAGATTATTTATGGTAAAGTCACAAAATTTGGAGAACTATTATGGTTCCAGTGGTAGAACTAATAAAGacacaaaattaaatatggaTCACAGAGCAAAAATAAACACTCAATAATCCAGGAGAAAGAGCAAATGCTTGCTAGAAAACACTagtgaattttttgtttcacGTGCTAGTCAGGCAACAAAAACTTCTCTTCATTCATATTGTTATCAGACCCAACCTACCTCGTTAGATTAATTCCAGAATCTGTCAATTTAACACTTAGTAGAGCTTGGTTAGTGAAAAAAcactattcatttatttatttatttttatgatgttgttttcaaggttggttttttttttaggataaaaatttCATTCTTGAATTTGACTTGCTAATCTAATGGTCAACTCTctttgctaaaatattttttgattaattatattttttaaataaaataattttttttacaataagtttttttttttaaatcaataaggTTTTTACTTGGGTTTCACTGCAAATACTAAGTTGTGGGtcaaattgagtttttaattcaatcatctaaattctttttttctaaatcaagtttgatttaaattttgaggtAACTTGTCAAGTCGGTTAAAAatgtatattatttataaaatatttatttaatatataattgaaattctaaattctttactctccaaaaaaaaaatttgtagtacacataatttcataaactattcTTTATATCCTATTTAAATTCCTAACCCATCATAACTTTTCCAAAGTCTTGCCATGAAAAATTAGTCTCAAAATCAGTGTGGTTAAACTTGGTCCAagctatattttaaaaaaaaaaaaactaagtgatttgatttgattaaagcTAGGTGATTActcgattcaattttttttaatacataatttttttaaaatttgattttaaaattatattattttaaattgagctTGAGTGAACTTTAACGGggcttttttttaaagtatacaTGTATAGAAACCGATGATAGTTTAACAACTAAATTGAAacataattcataaaataaggactaaattgtagCTACCTAAATTTCAAAACAGCAACAAAAGAAGCAGAGCCATTGAGAGAAGCAGAGAGCAATGGCTTCCATTCTCTTATCTTTAAACACACAAACTGTCCTTCCTCTCCATACAAAAACAAGAACCACCAAAACCACTCTAAAAGTCCTCCGCTTCTCCCACAAACTCCCCTCCTCTTCTCCCTTTTATTGCAACCATGACACTAGACTTCACCTCCGCTGCCAAACCACCACTGGCACTCCTTCCACTGCCGATTTCGCCGTCGCCGCCGGCCAAGACCGGCTTCGTAAAGTTCCCATTAAAAATATCAGGAATTTCTGCATAATAGCTCATATTGATCATGGGAAATCAACGTTAGCTGATAAGTTGCTGCAAATGACTGGTACTGTACAGAAGAGAGAAATGAAGGAGCAATTTTTGGATAATATGGATTTGGAGAGAGAACGAGGCATCACTATTAAGCTtcaggtgtttttttttcaaaatttccgCATAAAATTtacgttttttttattgatattttttaatgcttgattaatttttttatttaatttatgtttttattgatatttttcaattaattgatatttttttgtggttttgtgTTTGATAATGCGTAATATAGGCGGCAAGAATGCGGTCTGTGTATGAAAATGAAGGGTATTGCTTGAATTTGATTGATACTCCTGGCCATGTTGATTTCTCTTATGAGGTATGTTTTAATGATGGAtggatattttataattttataatttgtattatcTCTGGTGGGTTCGAATCCTAGGAGATGCTGTGAGAAAGAAATTTCTTTTGGCGACCGGGGAGGGATTTAGTGTCAATATGCAAAAGCTGGCTCGGGAATAGCTTTGTGGTTAAAAGAAAGTTAGATTGCTAGATATTTGGAAATTGTTTCctagaaaatgaaaatgtgTACGTGGGATGTGTTTTGAATTATTGTGTtgtttgtgttatttatttgttgtagGTATCTCGTTCTCTTGCTGCTTGTGAGGGTGCTCTGCTTGTTGTTGATGCTTCTCAGGTGAACTGCTTTTGTGCAATCTCTACTTTTTTTAATCTgagaatatgatttattttgccTAGCAAAGGTtataatttgtttgttattttgatACGGTGGGTCTTAGTTTGAAGTTTTTCGATATAGAATCTGAAAGGGAAGCACTGTTTGCTGAATTGTTTACCTATTTGTTCAGATTTATTGTTTTCACTTGTATTGCTGAGAAATGTCTATTATTGTTTAGGGGGTGGAAGCACAAACACTGGCTAATGTTTATTTGGCCTTGGAAAACAACCTAGAAATCATCCCTGTAAGTGGGTCATCATGTTATGTTTCACATATGAGTTTGCGTGCATACACACGTGTCTCCCATCTGTGAGATTctgtaaatatatatactagTATTCTCTGAATTGCTTTGAATGGTTAAATCTAATTGGTTTAAATGTAATTGATCAACATTTCAGGTTTTAAACAAAATAGATCTTCCGGGTGCAGAACCAGATCGTGTTTGCAAGGAGATTGAAGAGGTTGGTTCATCAAATGGAAGAACTCCATTTGTTTAATGGGTGTGTAATCCATATTGGATCTAGTAGTTTGGAAACCATATTAAGTACTTAGTGAATAATGTGACTTGCCATTTCATTAATTTAGCTTATcgattcaaaaaaagaaaagaaaagaagactcACTATAACAGCAATTCTCTGCACCTTGTTCTGTGACAATAATCTGCACTGGAAGTCTGATTGTGAATTGAAAAATTCTTCCAGAGAAAAGGCAAGAAGGCCAACTTAATCCAAATCTGTATTTCTGTACACACACGCAAGCGcgctcacacacacacacacacacacatatttatCTGTGCTCTTTATCCATAGCTTACTGTGCTTGTGTTGAATCCTTGTttgatcaattaattattttcattttatgtttCAAGCTGAAAGATATGGATTTCTGTTTGCTAACAATTGCTTCAAAACTCACAGCTAAATGTCTCTCCGTGTAGGTTATTGGTTTGGATTGTAGCAATGCAATACACTGCTCTGCAAAGGTTGGTTCGTGACTATTTTCTTGATGCAGCTCATGTTCTCCATTTCCTGCATAGTGGAAAAGGATATTTCTTCCTTATAAAGTAATCTTCGCCTGTgttgctatttgttctacaggAGGGAATAGGTATAACTGAAATTCTGAATGCAATCGTTGAGCGGGTACCCCCACCCCGTGATACTGCTGCAATGCCTTTGAGGGCCTTAATATTTGATAGGTACAGACATTTTCATCATCACTGGACTCATCAATGTTTATGGACTCCTAGTAGAATGATACTAACAGTCTTTGTTTGTATAGTCTGTGTTTATTCATGCACCTATTAGTATCTAACTTCCATCAAAGATAAATCTGTTGATTTAGATATTTTGACACCAACATTATGACAATAACAAACCAGGTGGCGCATAGTTGAGATCAAATGAAACCTGAGCAGTGtgaacaagaaaatttatttaaagcgTTTCGTCATAAACATCCGTGGCTTAGCTGTTGAGatctttttcctcttcttcctcttctttttagaatatattttgATGGGAAGGGCAATGCTTTCCTTAGCCCATTTGCTTATAACCATTTAAACTTCTACTGTACTGACATCTGTTTGTCCACATTGTGTTTATTTTACATTTGCCTCACCAACAGTAGAAATGACATTCTTTAGCCTGTATTGTAACCTTATAAATCCTTTTGCAGCTACTATGATCCATATCGTGGTGTTATTGTGTATTTTCGAGTCATAGATGGGAATATAAAGAAAGGCGACAGAATTTATTTTATGGCCAGTGAGAAGGTAAAGTAATCTTGTTAATCAGTTCTTTGccccaaataaattatttactttctttctaCTGCAGACTCAGCAATGTACAGCTgacatgttttcaaaataacTGTTACCAGATCAGCAAATTTAGACTGTCCCCATTGTGTTCTTAGATTATGGCTGTGGTTGCATGGGTTTGTTAAAAGAATTTGCTAATAACCTTCAGAGATGCCAGCACTTCCATTAAATAAggatcatgattttttattacaaatacaCGAGTTATCTATTATGTTGTCAAGATTTGAGCAATGAAGctaaaacaaaacattcaaTGAGTTTATCAAGTGTAATGGCTGTTATGTTCCCACTGACTGTTATTGGCAAGATGCTGACTGTAAATGGGTGTAAACTAATggaacttgaaattaaaattgggACTTCAAAACCTTTCAAGTGACTGTAATGTGGTGTAAAGAACTGTTTTCTGAAACCAAGGTCCTGATAAATGCTTACATATTCTTGTAATTTTCCtaataaatcattattaaaaTGACAGGATTATTATGCTGATGAAATTGGAGTTTTATCTCCCAATCAGATGCAAGTGGAAGAATTGTATGCGGGTGAGGTAAAATTTCCTTTCTGAATGACGTTGATTAGAATGGGCTTTTGTGTTGCTTGCTTGGGTTGTTTTCTAGTGTCTAAAAACATGGTATTTGGAAGAAAATTGCAAAATGGATTGATgattcttttgtattttgatcATATAAATTGTTGGTGCCTAATCACTCAATGTTTTCTGTGTAAGTGACATCATTGTCCATATTATTCTTGTTTCTTGTATCTGCAAATCTATTATCTCCAATCATCAGCAAGATTGCTTGTGAACTTAAACACAATCAAGGTTCGTAATTCAATACATTTTGTTATCAGGACTGCGATCTCTGTGTGTATGTATTCATGCTCATGGAAACAGAACAAACCTTCATAAACGATGCATCTTTTAGTGGTTCTAACCTGTAAACCAATTGAAGAGTGGGGATCCTTGATGGTCATTGATATATCTTCACAATTGGACAAGCTAAGGGGTACTGTACTGGTTATCTTTCAGTGTTCAGCCAATTATagtctcctctctttttctctgcCATCACTCatactgatttattttttcttttttcttacccTTTTTAGACATAATGATGAAGCTCATTCTGTTTTCCATGTTCTGtttctctgtgtgtgtgtgtgtgtgtgtgtgtttcaaACATGTTTCTGTTAACTAATTttggaaaacttttttttctttatatatcttGTGACTCTAATGTAGTCTTTTTTAAGATTTAGGCGTATTTGTCTTTTAACTTGTAACTACTTTTCCCTCCTCATATTGTACTTATTCAGGTAGGCTACCTTTCTGCTTCTATCAGATCAGTAGCAGATGCCAGAGTGGGTGATACCGTTACTCACTACAGTAGAAAGGCGGAACAATCATTGCCTGGATATGAGGAAGCCACCCCAATGGTGTTCTGCGGCCTATTCCCGGTTGATGCAGACCAGTACTGACATCTTTTTTGCTCTTGTTAAGTTTGCTACTTTGTGCATGTCTGtagaatttctcatcttcaaCTCTCTCATTGACAGGTTTTCTGAGTTGCGTGATGCTTTGGAAAAACTGCAACTTAATGATGCTGCATTGAAGGTAAATTGTTTCTTATtagtgattatataaaaaagggaGTCTTTAGACAAAGATCAAGGTGATTGGAAATAATTTGATTAGGTTATGACAGGTGATAAGAATTTGCTTTGGCTACTGGATTGCTATGTCTTTTTGGTAGCTAAGTTGCTTTCCATTATCTCCTTTGGTATCATGTAGCAATTGAGGACTGGATGGgcttattcatttttattgtttgtcCCATTTGTTAGGttctctcaatttcttttttatgattattttagaTAGTAGTGAACTTGAGTTGGAACATGACATTGTTTGGATTTGTGCAAATGGCTTTGGAGTAGATGCTGCAGAAGGTCATCTTATGATTGCTTCTGAGATTTGAAATAGATGTTGcggatggtgtttttttttttcaattgtcttGTGAAATCCTGCATATGGATTTGTGGATTGTAGATGGGAGCAGTTCTTTTCTAGGATAGTGACACCTTGTGCGTTCTGGGTTTGTGAGGCAAGAGTTTCAGATCCTGTGAAGCAAAGGGGCGGGGGTGGTTGAGATAAGAAATTGGGGTTGTGAAAAGCTTATTCACATGGTTTATAGAATTTCAGTGTATGACTTTGGCACCTAGTTTTGTCTGCACCTGTATTTTCTTCATGTCCTCTCACTAGAGGTCTCTTGTATGCTTTTCCACGTGTTAGAGCAGTACACCCTTTATAACCAATCATTTATTAGAGGAATTGCTTATccttgttttttgttaaattttcagTTCGAGCCTGAAACATCAAATGCCATGGGTTTTGGCTTTAGGTGTGGATTCTTAGGTCTTCTCCACATGGAAATTGTTCAGGTTTGCCTTGCTACAACTTCTCAGCTATGCTgtcaatttatgaaaatttagcATTGTCTTTGAACAATTTATCTTCTTACAGGAAAGGCTGGAGAGAGAATACAATCTAAGCCTAATTACTACTGCTCCAAGTGTGGTATACAGAGTGACTTGCGTGGATGATGATATTGTAATTTCTTCTTGCTCCTGGATCCAGTAGCACTTAATAACTGATGTTGATACTCCATAGATATTTGTTGCCAATCTATGATTTTGCATAACGACATGTATTTATGAAGAGATGAATTTTGTCGACTTTCCCTTTATTGTGATCTTATTGTCCTCCTGGTTCAGTCCACAAGCAAGCACAAACTGTAAACCCTAACATTGACCTGCAGATGATATTAGGCTTATTCTATTAGATAATGTACAGAACATATATgaacacctttttctttttgataaactagaaatttttaaagtttgtcaaccacaatttttatttgacaatTAGGTGGTATCCTTGTACTAGCTAGCTTGCATGCACCAAGACTAAACCCACCTGCCCTTCTGGTTAAAGGCACACCATTCTGCATGGGGACTAGGGGATTCATAAGAATTACATTATCGTGGTTTGGCCTTGGAGTGAACCCTGGTTGCCAAGGTGGGGAGCATGCTCACTGGCCAACTAGGCCAACCCTCAAGTTTACTGTCTGCTATGTCCCATGTAATCTTAAAGTCCCCTGCTATGATGAGGTTTTCCTCAACAGTTGCAGTATAATAACTGTGTCCTTTTTAGCAACCACCTTTTAACATGCCATAAATCATGCAGTTGATGTTTCTTGTAATGCTTGATCTAGTTTCTGCATTTCTTTATGGttagttgtttattttaattgtgttataacAGCTTAATGTGTCTCAATTATGTGTCATGCTACATCTTACatgcaaaatgttcattttgGTGAAGGTTGAGTGCTCAAATCCATCTTTACTTCCTGAACCTGGGAAAAGGCGATCAATTGAGGAGCCATTTGTAAAGGTCTTGTTGTATGCACTGATGTTTATTATTTCATGTTATGACATCTAGCTTACTCTTCATGTTTTTAGGCTTGTAACAAAAGTTCTGTTTGCTTCTTTCAAGTACACAGATTGAAATGCTTACACCTAAAGACTACATTGGCGCGCTTATGGAGCTGGCTCAAGAAAGGAGAGGAGAgtttaaagaaatgaaatatatcaCTGAGAATAGAGCATCAATCACGTATGAATTACCCCTAGCTGAGGTGACATTTTTGCTTTACTTTTGTCCTGTACTAGCACTCCTCTTCAAAGTCTCATTTCACTGAATTATTCTCTCTTTACAGTCTAATTATTCATTCTTGTCTCTTAGTTTTCTGCATGTTGACTTGACAGATGGTAGGTGATTTTTTTGACCAGCTCAAGTCCAGAAGTAAGGGATATGCTAGCATGGAGTATACATTTGTTGGGTAAATGCATATAATGCTTTGTGAGATGGGAAAAAATTGTCTATAGATATTCTTGTGTGCTCTTGCCTGGCAGTGGTTTGTATGTCTAAATACAAGCAGGGTAGCTTTTATTCTTATTGGCATCAGCATACTTGTATTCTTTTGTTGGAagtattgttgtttttgaaacaaATGCCATGTAtcatttcattttcatcttttacATGGCATGGATTTTTAACTTCCTTGTATGTATTCCTCCAAATTACCAAAAACGATTTACTCACAGCAATTTACATTTCGTTATAAAACTTGGTCGATAGGTACAAGGAAAGTGATTTGATAAGGCTTGACATTCAAATCAACGGTGATCCTGTTGAACCATTAGCAACTATTGTGCACAAGGATAAGGTAATTTTCAAGACTCATCATTTGAGTCTATAAATTGTAGAGAAGTGATTGTACATATCTGGAGGACTGGtgcatttttatttgaaattcaacACTGTACAGATGAAACTTAAGCAATTGTTTAATGGATATTATGGTTAAATTTGGTAGGAAACTTCTGCCATTTGATGACAAAAATTTAACTGCTTCTGCTACCACAAGTGCAACACATGTAAGAATGAAGTATggaattt
This genomic interval from Populus alba chromosome 1, ASM523922v2, whole genome shotgun sequence contains the following:
- the LOC118055313 gene encoding translation factor GUF1 homolog, chloroplastic isoform X2: MASILLSLNTQTVLPLHTKTRTTKTTLKVLRFSHKLPSSSPFYCNHDTRLHLRCQTTTGTPSTADFAVAAGQDRLRKVPIKNIRNFCIIAHIDHGKSTLADKLLQMTGTVQKREMKEQFLDNMDLERERGITIKLQAARMRSVYENEGYCLNLIDTPGHVDFSYEVSRSLAACEGALLVVDASQGVEAQTLANVYLALENNLEIIPVLNKIDLPGAEPDRVCKEIEEVIGLDCSNAIHCSAKEGIGITEILNAIVERVPPPRDTAAMPLRALIFDSYYDPYRGVIVYFRVIDGNIKKGDRIYFMASEKDYYADEIGVLSPNQMQVEELYAGEVGYLSASIRSVADARVGDTVTHYSRKAEQSLPGYEEATPMVFCGLFPVDADQFSELRDALEKLQLNDAALKFEPETSNAMGFGFRCGFLGLLHMEIVQERLEREYNLSLITTAPSVVYRVTCVDDDIVECSNPSLLPEPGKRRSIEEPFVKIEMLTPKDYIGALMELAQERRGEFKEMKYITENRASITYELPLAEMVGDFFDQLKSRSKGYASMEYTFVGYKESDLIRLDIQINGDPVEPLATIVHKDKAYSVGRALTQKLKELIPRQMFKVPIQACMGAKVIASESLSAIRKDVLAKCYGGDISRKKKLLKKQAAGKKRMKAIGKVDVPQEAFMAVLKLEKEVL
- the LOC118055313 gene encoding translation factor GUF1 homolog, chloroplastic isoform X1, which codes for MASILLSLNTQTVLPLHTKTRTTKTTLKVLRFSHKLPSSSPFYCNHDTRLHLRCQTTTGTPSTADFAVAAGQDRLRKVPIKNIRNFCIIAHIDHGKSTLADKLLQMTGTVQKREMKEQFLDNMDLERERGITIKLQAARMRSVYENEGYCLNLIDTPGHVDFSYEVSRSLAACEGALLVVDASQGVEAQTLANVYLALENNLEIIPVLNKIDLPGAEPDRVCKEIEEVIGLDCSNAIHCSAKEGIGITEILNAIVERVPPPRDTAAMPLRALIFDSYYDPYRGVIVYFRVIDGNIKKGDRIYFMASEKDYYADEIGVLSPNQMQVEELYAGEVGYLSASIRSVADARVGDTVTHYSRKAEQSLPGYEEATPMVFCGLFPVDADQFSELRDALEKLQLNDAALKFEPETSNAMGFGFRCGFLGLLHMEIVQERLEREYNLSLITTAPSVVYRVTCVDDDIVECSNPSLLPEPGKRRSIEEPFVKFCLLLSSTQIEMLTPKDYIGALMELAQERRGEFKEMKYITENRASITYELPLAEMVGDFFDQLKSRSKGYASMEYTFVGYKESDLIRLDIQINGDPVEPLATIVHKDKAYSVGRALTQKLKELIPRQMFKVPIQACMGAKVIASESLSAIRKDVLAKCYGGDISRKKKLLKKQAAGKKRMKAIGKVDVPQEAFMAVLKLEKEVL